In Entelurus aequoreus isolate RoL-2023_Sb linkage group LG02, RoL_Eaeq_v1.1, whole genome shotgun sequence, one genomic interval encodes:
- the LOC133641677 gene encoding growth hormone-regulated TBC protein 1-A-like, whose translation MEEEKTTTIGTNFNGGTAKDRVDRVDPYGFQRPEDFDYESYEELMSEYLVVLTKRSIKWSKRLKGKRKVQRNAKMKRYVRKGVPNEHRAFIWMATSGAQNQLEKNPGYYQSLLAAQHDAKVVESISTDLNRTFPDNVQFKKTSKTCLQKALYNVLRAYGQHNPTGMNFIAGFLLIITKDEEKSFWLMDALLGRILPDYYSPGMLGLKTDQEVLGQLVKSKSPRVWQTMMDQGVTWTLVTSRWFICVYVDVLPVETVLRIWDCLFYEGSKILFRVALTLIHQHGAQIQGAQSLPDVCHAFKQLTRGRLVEDCHTFMQRIFAEPGSLSLATLTKLRVTCRDVINAQEDN comes from the exons GGTGGATCCATACGGCTTCCAGCGGCCAGAAGACTTTGACTACGAGTCGTATGAAGAGCTGATGTCCGAGTACCTGGTTGTGCTCACCAAACGGTCCATCAAGTGGTCCAAACGGCTGAAGGGCAAACGCAAGGTGCAGAGGAACGCCAAAA TGAAGCGTTACGTACGTAAAGGTGTGCCCAATGAGCACCGGGCCTTCATCTGGATGGCGACCAGCGGGGCCCAGAACCAGCTGGAGAAGAACCCAGGCTACTACCAGTCGCTGCTGGCAGCTCAACATGACGCCAAGGTGGTGGAGAGCATTTCCACAG acTTGAACAGAACATTTCCAGACAATGTACAGTTTAAGAAGACGTCCAAGACGTGTCTGCAGAAGGCTTTGTACAACGTGCTGCGGGCTTATGGGCAGCACAATCCTACT GGCATGAATTTTATTGCTGGCTTTCTGCTGATCATAACAAAAGATGAAGAAAAGTCATTTTGGCTGATGGATGCACTCCTTGGAAGAATATTACCAG ACTACTACAGTCCAGGCATGTTGGGGTTAAAGACAGACCAGGAGGTGTTGGGGCAGCTGGTGAAGTCCAAGTCCCCCCGAGTGTGGCAGACCATGATGGACCAGGGTGTGACGTGGACCTTGGTGACGTCTCGCTGGTTCATCTGTGTCTACGTGGACGTGCTGCCGGTGGAG ACAGTTCTACGGATCTGGGACTGCTTGTTTTACGAGGGCTCTAAAATCCTGTTCCGCGTGGCTCTAACGCTGATCCACCAGCATGGAGCCCAGATCCAAGGCGCACAGTCCCTGCCTGATGTGTGTCACGCCTTCAAGCAGCTGACACGTGGACGCTTGGTGGAGGATTGTCACACCTTCATGCAG AGAATCTTTGCTGAACCAGGAAGTCTTTCCCTCGCCACGCTGACCAAACTGCGAGTGACGTGTCGAGATGTTATCAACGCTCAGGAAGAcaactga